A region of the Vigna unguiculata cultivar IT97K-499-35 chromosome 9, ASM411807v1, whole genome shotgun sequence genome:
ATTTCCATCACTGTggttagctttttttttttttctttttcaaattgatGTTATAgtactttatttttaagttaaactAGTACACGAGTAAACAAAATACTTTGCTTTCCGTTgcgaaataaagaaaataaacatagatcAATTAACGTTAACATACGAACATGATTCTATGCAAAAAAATTAAGCTAAAGCTGCTATAAGTTGTGAACTAGaagaataagtaaaatatatattacgaCCCtcagatattttttattgtttaccGTGTTAgatttaaacattgaaaaaagtgtaaagaaaatgatttttttttttgtcatgtaAAATAAAATGCTTTCTAAACTCCAATATAGTCAAAAGGTTAATTAATTAGTGTCAAAGAACAAAAGAATCAGTGGTGTCTTTTATTCAGGCAACAAATTAATAtagttaaacaattttttcttgtataattaataatccATATTTATTGCTATTTCAGTCTTTCgataaattataataactattcaatgaaaataaatgtgtatatttaattaatgatttttttgttattatttaccTTAAAAGCATTTGATTTTATGGTTAGATCTGCATAGTAATGTTATTCTCAGGGCCATGTTCAGTAAGGAATCCAATACGGTGGTATCAAATCATATCAAACCAGTGTTCTAGATTAAACTAAAGTAAACATCCACGTGCATGAGATCAAAACCAAACTAACCTCGAATTATTACAGTGGGGCAGAAAAAGAAGAGGATTCGAACGCAAAATATATACACAGAAATTTATTATCaagttgaaataaaaatttgaggAATTCACGCACCCAAAATACGGAAACTCTTTCTATGCACAGTTATTCGATAGTTGATACAGTAACAAAAGCACaattacaacaacaacaactgcTTGTCACTTCAAAATTCACCACCCTTTCCTCTTCCTAGTTTGAATCAGCATCGCCTTATTTATGTTCGCTTCAAATCTGTACCATTCTACAACAAAAATCTTGTCACCCTTGCATTGAACCAATCGGAAATTAAGCTCAAAATGTATTGTATATAtctctataactatatatatactctaccattatatatgtatgtatagttgtgtgtatatatatatgatggatCGTTGGATGGATCCTATATATGTATGATGGAATGAATGTGAAGAATGGTGTTCAAGAATCCAAAGAAAAGGGAGTGTTCAATAGATCGTAGGGTGCCCAAAGCGCGTCCAAAGGGCAGGGTCTGTTAGCGTCCAATCGAACCCAGGGTTTACCTTTGCCACTCCAATGCAAGAGACTAACAGGGCCAGGGTGGAGATCTCTGCAGAGTCCACGGAAGTTATCGCCGCCGAGACCGTGCTGGTTCCACCTGTGATCGACGGAGGCGATGTTGCCGGCGAAGACAAGCAAGAAGGGAGGGAGAGAACCCAGGTCGTAGATTCTGATCCTCTTCTGAAGCTCCATCCATTCCTCGATTTTGGTGGTGTAATCCCCCTCTCGCCACCGCTCCAAATCGATCACCATCACCCCCGTGTTGAAGTAGCAGGGCTTCCTGTCGGCGAAGGTGAGGGAGAGCGAGGGGTTGGACCAGAACGTTGGGGTGAAATACGCGGTGAAGTTGGCGTTGCAGTATTCAGGGGCGGCGAGGACCGCCTTGTCCCCCAACGGGGTATCCGCCAGCTTGGCAATGTCGTCGACGAGGATAAGGTCGGAGTCCAAGTACACCACGCGCCGCACGCACAGCGGAAGGAGGTTGGGCAAGTAGGAGCGTGCGTAATTCAAGGGGCAATCGAGCGCCGAGCGAATGGAGGTGGAGATGAGCCCCGAGACTTGGGAGTCGTCGAAGGTGTAGAGGTGGAAGTTGAGGTAGGGGAAGGAGTTGGATATGGCGGCGCGTAGGAGGGACGCGCCGGAGGAGCAGACGAAGTGGAAGAAAATGTTTTGCGGGCAGGAGGAGTGTTGGAGGACCGAAAGGATCGCCGCCATGGATCCCCGGATGTATGTTGTGTCGAGTGTCATTGCCACGTGGACCGCTTCCTCGGAACATATGTAGGTGTCGGCGTTTTGGTGGTTGTTAAGGTTGTCTTGGGTGTCGGTGATGGAGGCGCAGTCTGGGGAGTTGTAGAATTCGGGGGCTTCTTTGAATTGATGGGTGAGGGTGGTGGTGGCGGTTGATTTGGCCTCATTGGATAGTGAGAAAAgtgagagaatgagaaagaatAAGAGTGGTGGTTGCTTTGATTTTGGTCTTCTGGGTTTTAATTTCATAGTTGTGTTTGGAGAAAGTTGTGATGAATATTGATGGAGAACGAATGAAGAATATAAGGAGGGGAATTTGGTATAGTGGGTGAGTTCACATACGTCGTGGATGGTTTTGTAGCATTTTCATGCTTAGGATATTGGGTCCCTCTTTCTTAAAGTTTGAACTTCCTTCGTGTCTCAATTACTTCTCTTCTTCCAcgcattttatttatttattatcaccTCTCAACCCATTCATTCATTAAAACTTCAAATTAGTAATTCAGGAACCCAACCATTTAGGGCGGGCTCCACTTACTTTTCCagtaataaatcaataaataccTTCTTTCTCATGTTagctttttcataatttttttattttattttaaatttagaactAGTTCCCCGCGTTACCACGTACAATGTTTGTCATAAAGTTTTATTCTTCCTATACTTTTCTTATTTCATTATTCTCTATATActtttttcatgaaattttattctttacacTTCAACAACAGAGCTTCATGTTCTTAAACAAACTAATTAACTACTCTACATATGCGTTAACTTTGTTTCGATTACATGATGATAGGAACGTGGtgttcattaaaaaataactaaaccTCGTGTGCCttcttattaaaattcatgATTTACTCTATTTACTAAACATCTCTGTGTAAGTAATAGTatccttccttttcttttaaaacGGTCATATTTGAATGTTTACCATTAACAATAACTTTTGACAGAAAAGTAGGATCAGTTTGTTTCGAAAtataagaattataaaatttgttttacttCTTTTACAAAGCTTTTTTCACGTACAATTACCATTTacttttttcttgtaattttaacatttaaaccaGTTTATTAAGTATGAAACCAAAACTATACACTTTCTTTCCCTAGTATTATATTCAAGTGATTACTAATTCATCTTatccaaattaattatttttgctaGTCTGTCATAAAACAGGCCATCCACGTTGAATTTTAGGGCTTCACGACAAAATTCTCTATGGCCTGACCCTAAATAATTATCACGACATGATATGATTCCACATGCCTCTTCCGCattaaagtatataaataattattcacattTTACTCATTAAGTTAGGGATTTTTGCTTGCTCTTCCGTAGataaagttttacatttggttTATTTGGAATGGAATAAGATTGTTTCTAATAACAGCAATTTGATATTGGAAAAGGGAAAACTCAAATTTGTgactaaatatatattatattagaaaCTAATATATATCCCTGAAAGTTGGATGAGAAATTGAAAATGGTGGAGAGGACTTGATGGTAAAGTGACAAAGACATAGGACTTGTAAAGAGTGTGTGGTGTTTCTTCGTATTCGCTGTGTTTCTTGGTTGCAGCAAACGTTGTTCTTACGACTTTCTATGTATTCATCTAATTAAGCAACACATACTGAATTAatgttgttgatgtttgtgGTCAAGCAAGCCAtttttgttcctttttgttttcttcttgcaGTACATATGTTGAACTATCACGCCTTCATTGGAAAACTATATCTCAGCAACCGAATCTTCCATAGGCATTTTCATTCTCATAAAAGGATtgttaattaagtaa
Encoded here:
- the LOC114196262 gene encoding probable galacturonosyltransferase-like 1, producing the protein MKLKPRRPKSKQPPLLFFLILSLFSLSNEAKSTATTTLTHQFKEAPEFYNSPDCASITDTQDNLNNHQNADTYICSEEAVHVAMTLDTTYIRGSMAAILSVLQHSSCPQNIFFHFVCSSGASLLRAAISNSFPYLNFHLYTFDDSQVSGLISTSIRSALDCPLNYARSYLPNLLPLCVRRVVYLDSDLILVDDIAKLADTPLGDKAVLAAPEYCNANFTAYFTPTFWSNPSLSLTFADRKPCYFNTGVMVIDLERWREGDYTTKIEEWMELQKRIRIYDLGSLPPFLLVFAGNIASVDHRWNQHGLGGDNFRGLCRDLHPGPVSLLHWSGKGKPWVRLDANRPCPLDALWAPYDLLNTPFSLDS